The nucleotide window GTCCATCAGCCACGCGGTCTTGAGCACGAGCAGCCGCTGCTGTTCGATCTTGACGCGGGATTCGGCGATCCAGTCCTGCACGACGCCCTGCTGGGCGATCGGCTTGCCGAACGCCTCGCGGGAGATCGCGCGGCGGCACATGAGTTCCAGCGCGCGCTCGGCCATGCCGATGGCGCGCATGCAGTGGTGGATGCGGCCCGGGCCGAGCCGGGCCTGGGCGATGGCGAACCCGTCGCCCTCGCCGGCGATGAGGTTCTCGACCGGCACGCGGACGTCCTCGAACAGCACCTCGGCGTGGCCGCCGTGGTCGCTGTCGTCGTAGCCGAAGACGTGCATGCCGCGCTTGACCGTGACGCCCGGCGTGTCACGGGGGACCAGGATCATGCTCTGCTGCTTGTGCGGCGCGGCTTCGGGATCGGTCTTGCCCATGACGATGAAGATCTTGCACGCGGGGTTCATCGCGCCGGAGATGTACCACTTGCGGCCGGTGATCACGTATTCGTCGCCGTCGCGGCGGATCGCCGTCTCGATGTTGCGGGCGTCGGAGGAGGCGACGTCCGGTTCGGTCATCGCGAAGGCCGAGCGGATCTCACCGTTCAGCAACGGTTCGAGCCACTGCTTCTGCTGCTGCTCGGTGCCGAACATGGCCAGCACTTCCATGTTCCCGGTGTCCGGCGCGGCGCAGTTGAGCGCGGTCGGCGCGAGCCGGATGCTGCGGCCGGTGATCTCGGCCAGGGGCGCGTACTGCAGGTTCGTCAGGCCCGCGCCGTGCTCGCCGGGCAGGAAGAAGTTCCACAGGCCGCGCTTGCGGGCCTCGGCCTTGAGCTCCTCGACGACCGGCGGGATGGCCCACGGGTCGTCGCGTTCGGCGAGCTGCTGCTCGAACACCGGCTCGGCGGGGTAGATGTGCGAGTCCATGAACTCGAGGAGCTTCCCGCGCAGCTCCTCGGTCTTCTCGTCGAACGCGAAGTCCATTTACTTCTCCTCTTTGAGAATCTCGTTGCCGTGCGCGACGAGCGGCGCGACCCCGGCCCCGACGCCTTCGAAACCCGCCCCGACCGTCTGGCCCTTGCTGAAGCGGTAGTAGATGCCCTCCAGGATCACGGCGAGCTTGAAGAACGCGAAGCTGACGTACCAGTTCAGCTGCGAGACGTCCCGCCCGGACAGCTCGGCGTAGCGGGCGACGACCTCGTCGGTGCCCGGGTAGCCCGGCGCCGAGCTGGCGTTGGACACGAACGGCAGCGACACCTTGTCGCGCTCGGCGTAGGCCACCAGCAGCGCGAGGTCGGTCAGCGGGTCGCCCAGTGTCGACATCTCCCAGTCGAGCACCGCCGAGATCTTGTCGTTCTGGTCGACCAGGACGTTGTCGAGGCGGTAGTCGCCGTGGACGATCGACGGCTCGCCGGACACCGGGACCGCCGCCGCGAGCCGCTCGTGCAGCTCCTCGACGCCCGGGAGCTCCCGGCTGCGGGAGGCGTCCAGCTGCTTCTTCCACCGCCGCAGCTGGCGTTCGAGGAAGCCTTCGGGACGGCCGAAGTCGCCCAGCCCGACCGCCGCCGGGTCGACCGCGTGCAGGTCGACGAGCGTGCCGACCAGCGCGTCGGCCATCGCCCGGGTGCGCTCCGGGCCGAGTTCGCGCAGCTGGTCCGCGGTCCGGTAGGGCGTGCCTTCGACGAAGCTCATCACGTAGAAGGGCGCGCCGACGACGTCGGCGTCCTCGCACAGCAGGACGGCTTCGGGCACCGGCACGGCGGTGTCGCGCAGGCCGGAGATCACCCGGAACTCGCGGCTCATGTCGTGCGCGGTGGGCAGCACGTGCCCGAGCGGCGGGCGGCGCACCACCCAGCGCGAGCGGCCGTCGCCCACCACGTAGGTGAGGTTCGACCGGCCGCCCTCCACGACGTCCGCGCTGAGCTCCCCGGCGACCAGGCCGGGCCGCCGCGCGTCCAGGTGGGCGCGCAGGCGGCCCAGATCGAGTCCTGGCGGGTTCATGCGGCCTCCTCATTCTTTCCGGAGAGCATACCGACTAGTCGGTATGACGTACAGCGGGCCCGGAAAGGGGCACTTTCACGTAAAAGTGCCCCTTTCCGGCGCGGTCACGCGAGGAACCGGGTGACCCATTCGGCGACGCACGCGGGCTTCGCCTCGCCGTCGATCTCGACCGTCCACTTCGACACCGCCTGCTTGCCGCCGGGGATGTCGGTGATCTCGACGAGCTCGGCCCCGGCGCGCACCTTCGAGCCGACCTTCACCGGCTGCGGGAAGCGGACCTTGTTGAGGCCGTAGTTGATGCCCATCCTGATGCCGTTGACCCGGTAGATCTTCGGGCCGAACGCCGAGAGCAGCGACAGCGTCAGGAAGCCGTGGGCGATGGTGCCGCCGAACGGGCCCGCCGCCGCCATCGGCTCGTCGACGTGGATCCACTGGTGGTCGTCGGTGGCGTCGGCGAACTGGTTGACGCGCTCCTGGGTGACCGTGAGCCACTCGCTGTACCCGAGGTGCTCCCCGGCCGCGGCGGCGAACTCGTCGAGGTTCTGGAACTCCCGCATCGGCTTCAGTCCTTCGGTCCGCCGGCGACGTAGATGACCTGGCCGGAGACGAACCCGGCGCCCTCGCTGACGAGGTACGACGTCAGGTGCGCGATGTCGTCGGGCGTGCCGACGCGCTGCACCGGGATCTGCGACGCGGCCGCCGCCTTGAAGTCCTCGAAGCTCATGCCGAGCCGCTCGGCGGTCGCCGCGGTCATGTCGGTGGCGATGAAGCCCGGCGCGATCGCGTTGGCGGTGACGTTGAACTTGCCGAGCTCGATGGCGAGGGTCTTGGTGAAGCCCTGCATGCCTGCCTTGGCGGCGGCGTAGTTGACCTGGCCGCGGTTGCCCAGCGCCGACGTGCTGGACAGGTTGACGATCCGGCCGTACTTCTGCTCGGTCATGTGCTTCTGCACCGCGCGGGTCATCAGGAACGAGCCCTTGAGGTGCACGTTGAGCACGGAGTCCCACTCCTGCTCGGTCATCTTGAAGATCAGGTTGTCGCGGGTGATACCGGCGTTGTTGACCAGCACGACCGGCGGCCCGAGCTCGTCGGCGACGCGCGCGACGGCGGCTTCGACCTGCTCGGCGTCGCTGACGTCGAGAGCGACCCCGACGGCCTTGCCACCCTTGGCGACGATGGCCTCGGCGCCCTGCTTGACACCGGCCTCGTCCAGGTCGAGCAGCCCGACGGCGAAGCCGTCATCGGCCAGCCGCGCCGCGACGGCGGCACCGATGCCGCGGCCGGCACCGGTGACCACGGCGACACGGGAAGGGGAATCGGTCACGGGGGACCTCCTCGTCGTTGAGAAGCGGGTGCGATGCCCGCGAGCCTACTAAGCGGTTGGTCACAGACGATACGGCTCGGAGCCGGTATTTCGCTGCCAACGTACGCAGATTCCCGCCGCCGCGCCCGGTCCGGCCCGGTTTGCCGAGGAAGCCGCGACCGGGCGGGGGCGCCGGTGGCCAACGTCACACGGTGCCGCCGTCGCCAGCCGGCCGGTGAGCCCGCCGCCGGTTCGCTCAGAGGGAGCCGGACTCGTCGGCGAGCAGGGCACCGGGATCGGGCTCGTACCAGCAACGCGACCCGGCGGCCGCCAACCGGGCCAGCGGGTGCGAACGCCCGAGCTCCCGGCTCAGTGCGGCTCCGGCGTCCGCTTCAGCCGGCTCCGGCCCTTCGGCGAGGGCAAGGTTCCACCGGGCGACCAACGTGGCGGTGTGCCGCTCACCCTGGGCCCGGGCCGCGATCCGGGCCGTCCGGCGGTCCAGCTTCACCGCGGCGTCGGGTTGGCCGGTCTCGTGGAGATCAGTGGCGAAGTTGATCGCGCACGCGAGGGTGATCCGGTGTCCTTCCCCGAGCAGCGCCGTCGCCCGGCCGACGAGGGTGCGGTCGAGCTCGAGCGCCACCCGGGCTTCGCCGCCGAGGCGCCGGGTCAGGGCCAGCTCGCCCAACGCGGCCAATGTCGCGGGGTGCCCGTCACCGCATTTCCGGCGCAGGCGGGCCACGACTTCTTCCTGGAGCACCCCGATTTCGGCGGCGAGCGGGCGGCCCGCGAGCGCCGCGGCCAAGCGGGCGGTCGCCGCGAACCCGGCGATGACCGCGATGTCGTCCGTGGCCGGTGCGTGGCCCCCGAGCGCCTCGAACGCCGCTTCGACTTCGCCGGTCTCCCGCAGGGAGCGCGCCAGGGACACAGCCGGGCCGTAACGCCGGTGCAGCCGGACGGCGCGGGCGCGGTCGCCCCGCAGCCGGCAGGCCACTCCGAGCTCGGCGGCGAGCTGAGCGAACTGCGGCGTGCCGGCGGCTTCACCCTCCCAGGCACGCAGTGCCGACTCGGCCACCTCGACCGCCGCGGCCAGGTACCCGAGATCGAGGAGCCGCCTCGTCAGCGCGACGACACCGAGTCGCACGCCCGGATCGGCGCAGTCCACCATGCCCGAGCGCTTCAGGTGCGAAACCACTTCCCCGGGCGCCAGCGCCGAAGTGTCCTGCGCCAGGACGCGGTGAACGGCGTGCCGTGCCGAGTCCGACGCCGTTGCCCCCAAGCGAGCCAGCACCTCCGCCCGGACCGGCTCGGGAACGACCAGGACGCCCCGGTCCGGCACCAGCAACCCGCTTTCGAGCAGGGCTGTTCGCGCCTCCTCGGCCTCCGTGGCGACGGTGCCGCCGGCGACCGGGTCCGGTCCGGAACCCGACAGCCGGTCGAGAAAATACGCGGCCACCCCGCGCGGACCCAGCACGGCGCAGACGTCGAGGAGCGGCCGGCCGGCGGCGACGTCGTCGAGCGCGTGTCGGAACGGTCCCTCGTCCAGTACCTCCCGGGTGAACCAGCCCGCGGAGAACCGGCGTCGTGGCGCGCGGTGCGCGAGGTAGGTGACGGTGGCGGCGAGGCCGCCGTGCAGCTCGGCGAGCGACTCGCACTCGGCGTCGTCCAGTGCGGGGGCGCGCCTCAGCAGCAGTTCGCGGCTCTGCGCGGCCGACAGCCTGCCGACGGGCACCGGGATTCCGTGGTCCCGCCAGGCCGGCTCCCGTGAGGTCACGACGACGTGTGCCGGCCCCGCGGGAAGGTAGGGCAGCACGTCAGCGGGATCGACCGCGCCGTCGAGCACCAGCAGCCACCGCACCGCACGGGCGCCGGCGAACGCGTCCAGCACGGTGGCCGCGACGGCGTCGGCGGCCGCTCCGGGGTGCTGCAGCCCGAGATCGATGGCGATGCGGCCGTAGTCGGTGACGATGTCGGCCGCCTCGCCCGCCCGGACCCACCAAACCGAGTCGTAGTCGTCGGCGTGCCGCGCGAGGTATTCGCGGACCAGCTCGGTCTTGCCGCTGCCGCCCTCCCCGAGCACCACCACGGGACGGCCGCCCCCGCCGGTGAGCGACGATCGCACGGCCGCCAGTTCGGCCCGGTCGACGAAGCCCCGGGCGTTGGCCTGCGGGCTCACCGACAACATGGCCGTCGACTCCGATGTCACCGACGGAGCCGCACGCTCCAGCTGCTCCAGGCTCGAAGAGGAGTCCGCGCCGGCCGTCAGGCGGCGCGCCCGGGAGAGGTAGGGACCCGACAGCGCCCGCATTACGGCGCGCTCGACCCGGATGTCGGCAGGATCGCTGGGCAACGACGGCCCGAACGGGTCGGCGACCGCGGCCAGCAGGCGGGCCAGCACCGGCTTCGCGGCACCGAAGGTCGTGGCCACCTCCCGGATGACGCCCACGGTATCGGTGCGCCGCAACCCGCCGAGGAGTTCCGCCCGCACCCCGGGCAGGAAGTCGAAACCCTCGCCCGGTTCGCCGTCCCCGTCGGTCAGGAGTCCGCCGTGGAGCACCTCGGCCAGGTGGAAGAGCGCCGACCTCGGGACCATTTCCTGCTGCACGAACCGCATCACCGCCAGATCGATCGGCACGGCGGACAGCAGTGCGGCGAGGCGGAAGGCGGCCGGGGACGCGGTCAGGTGGAACGCGCGCACCCGTTCGCGCGCGGAGAGCTCGGCGGGCAGGTCGTCCGGCGCCTCGGCGGACCGGCCGAGAACGGTGACCGGCAGGGTGACCTCGGCCGGGCCCGTTGCCGTGAGCAGGCCCGCCCAGCGCGCCAGCCAGCCGCCGGACATCTCGAGCACCGGAACCGGGAGCCCCTCGCGGCGGGGTGCCCAGGGCTCGGCGTGGACGTCGAAGCGCAGCCGCCGGTTGGGTGCGCCGGGTTCGCCGGTCGACAGGTTCGCCAGTTCCGTGGTCAGGTTTCCCAGGCGCCACAGGCGATGCGGGAGGTGGTGGACCACGGCGAGCGGGTTGTCCTCCCCGAGCGCGGTCAGCCATGACGGGACGGTGTCCGGCCGCCACGCCCGGCCCACGCCGTCGGTCAGCACGAGGACGATGCGCCGTCCGGTGGGATCGGCGAGCTCCCGCAGCGGGCGCCGGTCCGGGCGGCCGGCGACGCGGTAGGTCTCGGGGACGTCCTGGTCGGTGTCGAGCTGGACGGTCCGGACGTCGCGGAACGCGCCCTGGCGTTCGAGCAGGTGGACGAAGTCGGCCGCGGTCGCTCGCCAGAGCGCGGTCGAGCGGCCGGTGTCGCACACGACGACGACGTCGAACCGCCGGGTGGCCGCAGGCCGGGTCACCGGCAGCCACAACCCGGTTTCGGCCGCGGTCGTCGCCACGCGGACCTCGTCGAGCTCCTTGTCCCGGCGGGACGGGACGCGCCGGGACAACGGCCGCAGTGCTCGTTCGATCGCCCGCGGGTTCGTCAGCTGCGAGCCGAAATCCCGGTCGCCACCGGCCCTGCCCGGCCCGGACACGGCCGGATCGGGCGACGGCGCCACCCCGGCTGTGTCCGAGATCGGCTCGGGCTCCTCGAACGCCTGACGTGGGCTCGGCGGCTCCCCGACCGGCTCCGGTGCGCGCGTCCGGTCCAAGGGAGGTTCTTCCGGGTGGCCAGGCCTTCCCGACTGCTGCAGCACGTTGACGAGCCAGAGCATGTCCGCGACCTCTTGCCAGGACAGCTCGCCCGCCGGTATCCGGGTCGGCGTGTCGTCCGGCTCGCTCATAGCGTGTACTCCCCAGTCAGTCGACGGGCGCCGACAGCTGCCGCCACAGCGCGTCGACCAGCCGCGGCCACGACTCGTCGTGCGCGTCGTAGTTCCCGGATGTCACCAGGTAGAGGGCGTTCAGCAGCTGGTCGACCGGCAACCCGGGCTCCGCCGCGGCGGACCGTTCGGCGAAGGCTTCGATCAGCTCGGCGGCCGCGGTCCCGACCCCTCGCGGCAGATGTGCGGCGACGATGCCTGCCAGCTGCTCCACGTCCGGGTTCGGCAGGTCCAGCCGGATGCAGCGCCGGAGGAACGCGGGCGGGAACTGGCGTTCGCCGTTGCTCGTGATCACGATGATCGGGAAGGCGCGGCAGCGCACGACGCCGGAGCGGACCACCGCCGACTCGCCCAGGTCGTGGGTGAACACCCGGACTTCCGGCGTCCTGCTCGCCAACCGGGCCAGCTCCGGGATGAAGTACTCGCCTTCTTCCAGCACGGCCAGCAGATCGTTGGGCAGGTCGATGTCGCTCTTGTCGAGTTCGTCGATCAGCAGGACCCGCGGTTTCTCGTAGGCCAGCAGCGCGGTGCCGAGCGGCCCGAGCCGCACGAAGTCGCCGACATCGGCGGCCGAGGCCGGGTTCCCGTCCCGGACGGCAGCCAGCGCACTGGCCGCCTGGACACGGCCGATCGCGTCGTACTCGTACAGGCCGTTCCCGAGCGAGCTCCGGGTGGAAATCGGCCAGTACAGGACCGGGCCGAGCCGCAGCTCCTGTGCGATCCGGTAGGCGAGCGACGACTTCCCCGTTCCCGGCGCGCCCGTGACCAGCAGCGGGCGGCGGAGGCAGATGGCCGCGTTGATCAGCTCGACCTGCTGCGGATCGGAGCGCATCGGCACCGGGCCGGGCCGGCCGAGCCGCCGGGCGAAGCCGGCGTCCTTCGCCGGCGGCACCGGCAGTACTGGTTCTCCGTCGAAGGCCCGCCACGGCGGGGGTGGTGGGAGCAGTTCGGCGATGTCCTCCGTACGCTGCTCTCCCGTTCCGCGGTAGATCCACCACGGGGGCACCGGGGAAGCGGCTTCCTGGCCAGAACTCATGACCGACCTTCCTTCGAGTGTTGGCGCACACCGACCGGCCCGGACGGCTCGACGAGCCGGCCCGGGTCATCCCACAACAAAGTCACATGACTGCCGACGTGTGTTTCAGGGTCGTCGGCACCGAACGCCGCGCCCCGGAGCAACCGCACGCTCTCCGGCAGGTTCCCGCCGGTTTTGAGCAGGGACGGGACGATCTCCCGGAATTCGGCGGAGAACCGCCGGTCGCGCAGCCACAGCATCGCCGGGACGCCGGCCCGCAGCCCGACGGCCACTTCGTCCCCGGCGATGCTTGCCGCTTCCACCAGCGGGTGAGCCAGCACCAGCAGCACCGGGTCGCTCGTGGCCAGCACCGCGTCGAGGCGCCGCACGTCGGCCTGGTCGCGGGCATCGGTCCACCGGACCTGGTCGTCCGCGAGGGAGCCGACCTGGGCCAGGCTTTCCCACCGGCGGCGCCAGGAGCGGTGCCAGTGAGGCGAGCGCATGCGGTCCAGGCTGCGCACGACGACCTGGTGCCGCAGGCCCAGCGGCTGCGGCGACTCGCCGGGGAGTTCGCCCGGCCACTGGTCGATCGGCAGGCCGAGCAGCGCCCGCGGCAGCAGGAACTCCACCCGGATGGCCGCCGTGTCGGCGGCCCAGCCCGCTTCCGCCTGCCGGACCAGCCCGGCGACCTGCTCCCGCACCTCGGCCAGTCCGCCTTCGAATTCCTCGCCCGCCCGCAGCCCATCGGAGCCGAGCTGGGTCCAGGAGCGCGCCTGGAGCCGATCGGGCGCCACGAAGTCCGGCTCGAGCCGGATGACCAGGTACGCGCTCGCGGGTGCCGCGGCGCCCGCCTGCTCGGTCACCGCGGGCACCGGCACCTGGAGCCGGGCAGCCAGATCGCGGTTCCACTGCCGCAACCCGTCCGCGAGGCGGGGTTCGGCCTGGGCGGCCAGCCGTTCGACGAACACCAGTGCGGGCGGGATTCCGCTGGGCGGCGCGTTCAACCGCTCCAGTTCTTCGAAGTACCCGCGGGGCCCGGCCGGCGGCTCGTCCGGCTCGGGAGCGTACGGACCGGCCGCGGCGCGGTAGTCCTCCTCCAGCCGCACCCACCGCCCGGCGGCGAACAGCCGGAACAGCTGCGCCCGCTCGTCCGACGGCAGCAGCCCGATCGGGCTCAGTTCCGCCGCTGCCGTCCGGACGCTCTCCACCCCGCTCGGATCCGGCTCGAGCTCCTCCAGCACGTCCAGCAGAGCCTGGATCCCGTAGGGGTGGCGCTCGCAGGCGACCACCAGCGCGTAGAGGTGCAACCGGAACGAGGGCTGCTCGGGCACTTCGAACTCCGCGCCGAGCTGCCGCCGGAGCAGATCGATCGCCAGCGCCCGGGCCGACGGAGCGCGCAGGACTTCGGTGCGCGCCAAGGCGTCGACCAGCGGAGCGAGCGAGCCCGCCGCCGCGGGCGGGCGCTGATTCTCGTCACCCGGGGCCAGCAGCTCGGCCGGCGTGACTTCCAGCGCTTTCGCGAGCGCGGCGATCTCGTCGGCCGTCACCGTCTTCCGGACACCGGATTCGATCTTCGCGATGGTGCCGCGGGTGAGCGCCGGCTGGCCGGCGTCGGCGCAGGCTCTCGCCAAGCGATCGGCCGACCACCCGCGCTCCCGCCGAAGGCGGCGAACGTGGGCGGCAACCAGCCGCGCGATCGGCTCAGGCCCCATCGAGCCTCCCGGGTCACTGTTCGGAGCAACTCTATCAGTTTTCTTCCAAATCGGAGCATAATGACGGAGCAACGCAGGTCCGATGAGTCTTCGACAGACGCAGGGGGTAGGCGATGCCTACCAGGCCACCACCGCCCGACAACTTCCTCGCTCTCGTCGCGGCCATCATTCGCGACCGCAAACAGACGATGAACGTGGCGTTCCTGGTGGTCTGCATCGCGTTTGCGGCGGCCGTCGTCCTCGCTCCGGCACTGGTGATCATGCTGCAGTTCGGACCCACCGGCGCGGCCGCTGTCGGGGGTGTCGGCGCGCTGGCCACCGCCGGCGCCGCGGCCCGCCGGGCCCGGCGGCGATCGAGCAGGCAACCGGTGGAGCCGCCCGGGCCGGCAGGAGAGATCGACCGTCCCTGACCACTGCCATCACGGCTCGGCCCGGCTTGCGGTCGCCGGATTCCACACCGGCGTCACCGCCGTCGTCAGCCGGACTGGGCGAGCGGCATCGACCGGTACTTGTCCAGGACCGCGGGGTCCTGCAGCGACATCCACTTCGTGACTTCCGCGTAGGTGGCGCAGACCGTCTCGGGCTTGGTGCACACCTCGCCCATGAAGCCTTCCGCGGCGCGGGAGAACGCCCCGCCGGCCCAGTCGTTGAAGTGGTTGCCGATGACGAGTGGCGCCCGGTTGCCGTCGAAGGCGGCCCGGTAGGCGCCGCGGTAGGTGTCGAGGGTGGCCTGGGTGTACCGCCCGGCGTCGTTCTTGCTGTGGCCGAGCTGGTACCAGAGGTTGTAGTCCATCATGATGACCTTCTTGTGCAGCGCGGGCACCTGCACGTAGGGCATCCAGAACTCCCAGATCCCGTCCAGCTTCGTGGGCCACTTGACGCCGTCGGAGGGCTGGCTGGAGTCGAAGGTGTAGCCGGCGGCGCGCATGGCGGGGAAGGCCTGCGCCCAGTTGCCTTCGAGGCACGGCGTCCGGCCGCCGGTGACGTCCGTGGCGGACAGGTGCAGCCCCAGGTGGTCGCGGGCGTCGTCGACGAAGCGGCTGAACTGCCCGATCTCGTCGGTCCAGCCCGCCGTGGTCCACCGCCCGACCCCCGGCTCGGCCCCGGCGCAGAAGTGCCCGTTGTAGTGCGTGCCGATCTGGTGCCCCGCGGCGACGGCCGTGTTGAGGTCCTGGACGCGGGTGGCGACTTCCGCGGCACTGCCCCCGAAGCCGATCGAGGCCGCGCCCGGCTTGTGCCCGGGCCCGGTGTAGCGCGACCGCTGCTCGTCGGTCAGCAGGTAGATGCCGGAGAGGAACCCGCTGAAGTGCGCGTGGACCGACTGGGCGAGCGAGAGGTAACGGCTCCAGTGTTCGTGCGAGCCGGCCCCGTCGAAGGAGAAGAGCACGAACTGCGGCGGCTTTTCGCCCGGCCGCAGCGGACGCATCCAGTCCGGGTCCTTGACCGGCACGGGGGCCGTGGTGGAGGCCGAGGGCGGAGGCGATCCGGCGGCCGCCGTGCCGGGCCGCGCGTTGCCGCGGCCGAGGGCGGCGATCAGGACGCCGGCCAGCACGAGGGCGAGGGCGACGGTGAGCCAGGTCCCCGGCCGCCGTGTCCATCGAGCACTCATCGTCACGCCTCCCCCTGCTACGGACCGTCACAAGGAGGACGTCGAAGGGGGGACCCGGGGTGGGTCGGGGTGAGATGCGTGACCCAAAAGCAACCCGGCTGGGAACGGAGAGTTACCGGGGGAGGACCGGTCGTGCGAGCGCTGCGTCAGCGCCGGGCGATCAGGGCACGGGTGGGCCGGCCAGGCGAGTGCGGCGGGCGTGCCGGGTTCGCCTGGCTGCGGGCGTTCGCGGCTCACCCTTGCCGCCGTCGACCCTGGCCACGACGCGAGCGCGCACCGCAGCGCACCGGCTCGTTCGGCGGGTTCGGCCGGCTGCCGGGCCGAGCCGGCCGGCGTTCGGAACCGGTGGACGTCGATGCAGTCCGGGTCGACTTCGGTCAGATAGCCGTTGTCCTGGGCGAGCAGCCGGATTCCGTCGCTGCCGGCGCCGTCCGGATCGAGCGTGGCGCGAAGCCGGGAGCCGGCGCGCGCCTTCGGCGGGGCGTCGCCGTCCCACAACGGGTCCAGCAGGCGCTCCACCCGCACCAGCCGGCCGGCTTTCCGGCAGCAGCAACCCGGGCAGGCACCGCTCCCGGCGGCGGCCCAGGTCGACCGGGACGCCACCGCGGTCCGCTTCGACGGTACCCGGAATTCCCCTTGCACCCGGCACTTCCCGCCACCCCGCACCGCCTGGCCGAGACGTCAAGGCTGGTGATCCGGCAGCGGCAAGGGGAACGGCAAGGTGGCGGGCCGAGCTTGTGGCTGTCGGCCGGAAAACTTCGTCATCGCTCCGGATCGCACCGTCTTGCACGTCTGGCCGGGCAGCGCCCCGATTCACTCCTTGCACGGTCCGAAATAGCGGCACTCGATCAGGGCCCGCGGGTCCAGGGCTTGCGCTCGCGGCTCCCAGCTCTCGAGCAGCGGGGCGATCCCCGCCAGGTCGACGGTTCCG belongs to Amycolatopsis tolypomycina and includes:
- a CDS encoding polysaccharide deacetylase, producing the protein MSARWTRRPGTWLTVALALVLAGVLIAALGRGNARPGTAAAGSPPPSASTTAPVPVKDPDWMRPLRPGEKPPQFVLFSFDGAGSHEHWSRYLSLAQSVHAHFSGFLSGIYLLTDEQRSRYTGPGHKPGAASIGFGGSAAEVATRVQDLNTAVAAGHQIGTHYNGHFCAGAEPGVGRWTTAGWTDEIGQFSRFVDDARDHLGLHLSATDVTGGRTPCLEGNWAQAFPAMRAAGYTFDSSQPSDGVKWPTKLDGIWEFWMPYVQVPALHKKVIMMDYNLWYQLGHSKNDAGRYTQATLDTYRGAYRAAFDGNRAPLVIGNHFNDWAGGAFSRAAEGFMGEVCTKPETVCATYAEVTKWMSLQDPAVLDKYRSMPLAQSG